A window of the Bacillota bacterium genome harbors these coding sequences:
- a CDS encoding TIGR04086 family membrane protein, whose amino-acid sequence MQTDLNGKVAISVKAILKGTLLSFGAILVFSLVIAAYLLITNTPTFPEKWIFYLGLVSAALGGGQGARKAKVKGWLHGFLVGLLFLLVGYLLFGVEKGFSGLNWLKILVTLVGSSIGGMFGMLFTS is encoded by the coding sequence ATGCAGACGGACCTCAATGGGAAAGTGGCTATCAGTGTCAAAGCGATCCTCAAGGGCACCCTGCTTAGCTTCGGGGCGATATTGGTCTTTTCGCTGGTCATTGCCGCTTATCTTTTGATCACCAACACCCCGACCTTTCCCGAAAAATGGATCTTCTACCTGGGTCTAGTCAGTGCTGCCCTTGGTGGGGGCCAGGGGGCACGGAAGGCCAAGGTCAAGGGTTGGCTCCATGGTTTCTTAGTGGGACTGTTGTTTTTGCTCGTAGGGTATCTCCTTTTCGGCGTGGAAAAGGGATTCAGTGGTCTGAACTGGCTCAAGATATTGGTCACGCTGGTCGGGAGCAGTATCGGGGGCATGTTTGGCATGCTTTTCACCAGTTAA